From the genome of candidate division KSB1 bacterium:
TTTCTGCCCGCAGCCGCAACGCCGCGATCCTGCCCGTCATGAGCAGGGGTCAAATCGTCTCTCATTGGCTGCCCGGTGTGGTGGGCAACGGATCACGATAAAACATCAATCCGTTCGGCCGGCCACTCACGAGCTGACGGCAGCCTCCGCTCCCCGCCGGTGGAATTTGGCCCGCTGCTCAAATTTTCTTTGCCTTGTATTGGGCAGAGTCATATGTTGGATGTCATGAAACGCATGATCAGACTTCGCACTGTTGTCCGCAGCCTGCCTGCACTGTTCGCGGTTTTGGGCGTTGCCTGCGAGCGCACGCCACCCTCGCCCCCTTACTTTCCCGAGACCGGACGTCCCGCGCTTTATCAACGCTCGTTGGACGCGCGTACCGACTTGCGCGTCCTGTCCCTGGCGTTGCAACCCGGCAGCGAGGACCTCGCAACCCTGGCTTATTTCCGCCTGGGCCGCGGCGCCAGCATCATGAGCGCCTTCGCCAGCAATGGCGAGGCCGGCGAAAGTGATGTGCGTAGCGAGTACCCTGCCTACCTGGCCGCCGGGCGGCGCGCCGAAGCCACGCGCGCGGCCGCCCATCTGGGCGCAGAGGTCTATTTTCTCAATTTGCCCGACCTCGCCGCCGCGCGTGATTCCGCCAGTGTCCGGCGCGTGTGGCCCGCCGACTCCGTGCGTGCGAAGCTGGCGCGTCTGTTTCTCAAGTTCCAACCGGATGTTGTTTTGCTGGCGTTCGAACCGGAACGTGGGGCTGCCGGCATGTGCTGGCCGCGGCGGTGCCTGGCTGCGGATGTGCTTGCAACGGTGCAACAACTCAAAACCGGCATACCTGCCCTGCCCGTCAATGGTGCCGGCACGCCTCAGCGCTGGAGTGTCAATCGCGTTTTCATGGAAGACAGCAGCGGCCTGGTCATGCCCGTGCAAGAGGTGCATCCCCTGTGGAAAAAATCTTATGAAGCCATCGCTGCCGAGGCAGCACAGGCTTATGCCTCGCTCAATCGCCAGCGGCAAGTATGGCGCAGCAGCCGGCCTTCCGCCTATGCGCTGCTCATGGGCGCCGCAGGCCGTGACCCGGCCGCGCTGGATGCCGGATTGCCCCTGCCGGCGAGCAGCCGGCTGCGCAGCCTGGATCGGCGCGTGCACAATTTGTCCCTGCAAACCCAGCGGGGCAAGAAGACCGGCGCGCTGGCGGAAATCGTGAGTGTGCTCGATTCGGTCAGCCTGCTGCTGGTGGAAAAAAATCTTCAGGAGACCGAGAGACGCCGGCTGCTGCATTGGAACAAAACCTTGGGCGATCTGCGCTGCAGCCTGCTGGGGGTGGAAGTCAAATTCACCCTGAGTGACACCGCCCTGAGCGAGCGGCAGCTCACCTATCTCACGCTCACCAAAGTGACCGGCCTGAGCAAGGGCGGCAATACCTCGGTTTTCTTCGGCAACGCCGATCCTCAAAGCGGCTGGATCATCGACGAAGGCTTCGAACACAAATTGCCACTGCGACTCAATGATCCCTATCGTCTGCTTTCGCCCAAAAAGATGGCGTACACGTTCCCACCGGCGTATTATCAACAGCAGGCCGAAGAGCCTTGGCACAAGCTGCTGTTCTTTGTGATTCACCGTGCCGCCAACCGCGAGCAGGATTTTACCTATCGCGCGGAAGCCAAACTCACTTTTGGGCCGCGCTTTTCCACCGAGGTGTTGAATCCGATCGTGCGCATGCACGCGAACGAGCATCTGCGCATCCGTCTCACCAACTTCTCGCGCGACGGCGTGGCGGACGAGGTGTGGGTCGATGATGCCTATGCCACGGCGCAGCCCAGCCGTTTTCGGCTGAGCCGGAAGGGCGCCACCCATCTCGATGTGCTGCCGCTCACCTGGCGCGGCGATCCGCCGCCGGGCAACTATCTGATGCAGGTGCAGATCGACAGCATTCCCGAGGCCAATTTTGTCGCACGCAAGTTTTATGCGGCGGTGGATGCAACCAAACGCATC
Proteins encoded in this window:
- a CDS encoding PIG-L family deacetylase; protein product: MIRLRTVVRSLPALFAVLGVACERTPPSPPYFPETGRPALYQRSLDARTDLRVLSLALQPGSEDLATLAYFRLGRGASIMSAFASNGEAGESDVRSEYPAYLAAGRRAEATRAAAHLGAEVYFLNLPDLAAARDSASVRRVWPADSVRAKLARLFLKFQPDVVLLAFEPERGAAGMCWPRRCLAADVLATVQQLKTGIPALPVNGAGTPQRWSVNRVFMEDSSGLVMPVQEVHPLWKKSYEAIAAEAAQAYASLNRQRQVWRSSRPSAYALLMGAAGRDPAALDAGLPLPASSRLRSLDRRVHNLSLQTQRGKKTGALAEIVSVLDSVSLLLVEKNLQETERRRLLHWNKTLGDLRCSLLGVEVKFTLSDTALSERQLTYLTLTKVTGLSKGGNTSVFFGNADPQSGWIIDEGFEHKLPLRLNDPYRLLSPKKMAYTFPPAYYQQQAEEPWHKLLFFVIHRAANREQDFTYRAEAKLTFGPRFSTEVLNPIVRMHANEHLRIRLTNFSRDGVADEVWVDDAYATAQPSRFRLSRKGATHLDVLPLTWRGDPPPGNYLMQVQIDSIPEANFVARKFYAAVDATKRIGLLSALSNSPVAEALRRLNLQYVALSPAGFAPRLDSLDVLVLDRRLLSFHPELAQQRAALQRFAEAGGHVIILAQEAPVWNKSPLWQGLHLLPVLQWEANTPLQTAASHALSVSPNRLTAEDWEGWLFQRAYNLLSGPALAEAEAPVKAMPESTPLVLTQTRGRGRFTYVDLALAPQLLNVHPGAFRFFANLIAL